The following coding sequences lie in one Arachis ipaensis cultivar K30076 chromosome B03, Araip1.1, whole genome shotgun sequence genomic window:
- the LOC107630301 gene encoding aldehyde dehydrogenase family 2 member C4, whose product MVDNGVSDSLFKMPTIKFTKLFINGHFVDSISGKTFETIDPRTGEVIVKISEGTKEDIDAAVAAAREAFDTGPWPRMTGVERAKIMVKWAELIEENGEELAALDTIEAGLLYQLTKFGIPAAADMLRYYAGAADKIHGEVLKSSGQFHAYTLMEPIGVVGHIIPWNVPLMMFFTKVAPSIAAGCTMVLKPAEQTPLSALFVAHLAKLAGVPDGVLNVVPGFGPTAGAAISSHMEIDKVSFTGSVETGREVMHAAASSNLKAVSLELGGKSPLIIFDDADLDKAADLAFFGMFLNKGEICAAGSRVYVQEGIYDELEKKLVEKAKAWVVGDPFDPKTNQGPQADKNQFDKILSYIEHGKKEGATLLTGGKSIGTKGYFIEPTIFSHVKEDMRITQDEIFGPVMTLMKFKTIEEAIKRANNTRYGLAAGIVTKNIDTANTMSRSIRAGIVWINCYLILESDIPFGGYKISGFGGKDLGLNALHKYLQLKSVVTPIYNSPWH is encoded by the exons GGAAGACATTTGAGACAATAGATCCGAGAACAGGAGAGGTAATAGTGAAGATCAGTGAGGGAACTAAAGAAGACATTGATGCTGCTGTTGCAGCGGCGCGTGAGGCATTTGACACTGGTCCATGGCCCCGCATGACCGGAGTT GAAAGAGCAAAAATTATGGTGAAATGGGCAGAGCTTATTGAAGAAAATGGAGAAGAATTAGCGGCATTGGACACCATTGAAGCTGGTTTGCTATACCAATTAACCAAGTTTGGGATTCCCGCAGCAGCGGATATGTTGCGGTACTATGCTGGTGCTGCTGACAAGATTCATGGGGAGGTATTGAAGAGTTCTGGACAGTTCCATGCATACACATTAATGGAACCAATTGGTGTTGTTGGACACATCATCCCTTGGAATGTTCCTCTTATGATGTTCTTCACCAAGGTTGCACCTTCCATTGCAGCTGGCTGCACCATGGTCCTCAAACCCGCTGAACAGACCCCTCTCTCTGCTTTATTTGTTGCTCATCTAGCTAAGCTG GCTGGAGTTCCGGATGGAGTGCTTAATGTAGTACCGGGATTCGGTCCGACTGCAGGTGCTGCAATAAGCTCACACATGGAGATTGATAAGGTTAGCTTTACCGGTTCAGTTGAAACAGGGCGTGAAGTGATGCATGCGGCAGCTAGTAGCAATTTGAAGGCGGTTTCACTTGAATTAGGTGGCAAGTCTCCCCTCATTATTTTTGATGATGCTGATCTTGACAAAGCCGCTGACCTTGCATTCTTCGGCATGTTCTTGAACAAG ggaGAAATATGTGCTGCTGGTTCTCGTGTGTACGTTCAGGAAGGGATCTATGATGAGCTTGAGAAGAAGTTGGTGGAGAAGGCAAAAGCTTGGGTTGTTGGAGATCCTTTTGATCCTAAAACCAACCAAGGACCTCAG GCTGACAAGAACCAATTTGATAAAATTCTTTCCTACATTGAGCATGGAAAGAAAGAGGGAGCTACTCTTTTGACCGGGGGTAAATCCATCGGCACCAAGGGCTACTTCATTGAACCTACAATTTTCTCTCATGTAAAG GAGGACATGCGTATAACTCAGGATGAAATATTTGGCCCCGTGATGACGTTAATGAAGTTTAA GACAATTGAGGAAGCCATTAAGAGGGCAAACAATACAAGATACGGGTTAGCAGCGGGGATAGTGACAAAGAACATAGACACAGCAAACACAATGTCAAGGTCCATTCGCGCAGGCATTGTTTGGATCAATTGCTATTTGATTCTTGAGAGTGACATTCCTTTTGGAGGGTACAAGATAAGTGGATTTGGTGGAAAAGATCTCGGTTTGAATGCACTTCACAAGTACTTGCAACTTAAATCTGTTGTAACTCCCATTTACAATTCTCCTTGGCATTGA